A genomic stretch from Thermoplasma sp. Kam2015 includes:
- a CDS encoding FAD-binding oxidoreductase — MEFIDEIRPILGKYVITKKEDLIPYMNDASYFTGEMPQAVLLPGSTQDVQNIMRIAYKYDVPVVVKGGGSSLTGSSILKTEGVVMSMLRMNHILDLNLNDKCVTVEPGVRLDDLERFLEKYDHFYPPDPASSRAATVGGSISTNAGGLRGVAYGVTKDWVLGLEIVLADGTLVKFGNKTLKRSLGYDMTALMIGSEGTLGVITKAYLKIWPKPERIARILAFFKTIDDAGRAIAEIKEHIIPEMAEFMDRISLDSVPDVIKYPQGTNYALLLDASGSKETVQRRKDDIEAILKKYAIETRSTMDETEMNRIYQARKGLYASILKLREKEGEYIVIGDVVVPVSELPSTLKEIEMARDQDGIRAALFGHIGDGNIHANIFADLSDSQSMERVNKFMMDMAMISVRHGGSVSAEHGIGIEKKKLLLEEMRFNDNMRTLELMKSVKKIFDPKNILNRGNIFD; from the coding sequence ATGGAATTCATTGATGAAATCAGGCCTATCCTAGGCAAATACGTCATAACCAAGAAGGAGGATCTCATACCTTATATGAACGATGCCTCCTATTTCACGGGTGAGATGCCCCAAGCAGTCCTGTTGCCAGGTTCTACGCAGGACGTACAGAATATAATGAGGATCGCATACAAGTATGATGTTCCCGTCGTTGTCAAGGGAGGTGGATCTTCTCTTACTGGATCGTCTATACTCAAAACGGAGGGCGTGGTGATGTCCATGCTCAGGATGAATCATATACTTGATCTGAACCTGAATGATAAGTGCGTAACAGTGGAGCCTGGCGTCAGGCTGGATGATCTTGAGCGCTTTCTGGAAAAATACGATCATTTCTATCCACCGGATCCTGCGAGTTCCCGTGCGGCCACCGTGGGCGGATCCATATCAACGAATGCAGGCGGCCTAAGAGGGGTGGCATATGGAGTTACCAAGGATTGGGTGCTTGGACTGGAGATAGTCCTGGCTGATGGGACACTTGTGAAATTCGGAAACAAAACTCTGAAGCGATCCCTGGGCTATGACATGACTGCTCTCATGATAGGATCTGAGGGTACTCTGGGGGTCATCACAAAGGCCTATCTGAAGATCTGGCCAAAACCAGAAAGGATAGCGAGGATTCTGGCATTCTTCAAAACGATAGACGATGCAGGAAGGGCAATTGCGGAGATCAAGGAACACATCATACCTGAGATGGCTGAATTCATGGACAGGATCTCTCTCGATTCAGTGCCGGATGTAATAAAATATCCACAGGGAACAAATTACGCGCTCCTGCTGGACGCATCCGGATCAAAGGAGACGGTGCAGAGGCGCAAAGATGACATTGAGGCCATCCTGAAGAAGTACGCCATAGAAACGAGGAGCACCATGGATGAAACGGAGATGAACAGGATATACCAGGCCAGAAAGGGATTATACGCCTCCATACTTAAGCTGAGGGAAAAGGAGGGAGAGTACATCGTCATAGGTGATGTTGTGGTTCCCGTCTCAGAATTACCTTCTACACTAAAGGAGATCGAGATGGCAAGGGATCAGGACGGCATAAGAGCTGCACTGTTTGGTCACATAGGCGACGGAAACATACATGCAAATATATTTGCAGACCTTTCAGACAGCCAGTCTATGGAGAGAGTTAACAAATTCATGATGGATATGGCGATGATCTCGGTCAGGCATGGAGGGAGCGTCTCAGCTGAGCACGGGATAGGTATAGAGAAGAAAAAACTCCTTCTTGAGGAGATGCGGTTCAACGACAATATGAGGACACTGGAATTGATGAAATCCGTGAAGAAGATATTCGATCCCAAGAACATACTGAACAGGGGTAATATATTTGACTGA
- a CDS encoding HAD-IIIA family hydrolase, whose amino-acid sequence MRVIYRKDEELRKTLFVDRDGTINRDCPYCHRVEDLYIYDDAVDLIRRYEEKEYRIIIVTNQSGIRRGYFSYDEFFRFNGALVDYLRKRGVIVSATYFCPHMPEDNCPCRKPARGLIDEALSDFRIDMGGSIVVGDREDIDGALANNTGLPFILLKH is encoded by the coding sequence ATGAGGGTAATATATCGAAAAGACGAGGAATTGCGCAAGACGCTTTTCGTAGACAGGGACGGAACAATCAATAGAGACTGTCCATACTGCCACAGAGTTGAGGATCTTTATATATATGATGATGCTGTGGATCTGATCAGGCGATACGAAGAGAAGGAGTACAGGATAATAATCGTCACCAATCAATCTGGAATTCGAAGGGGCTATTTTTCGTATGATGAATTTTTTAGATTCAATGGCGCCCTGGTAGATTATCTTCGTAAGCGAGGGGTCATTGTTAGCGCCACATATTTCTGTCCGCACATGCCTGAAGATAACTGTCCGTGTAGAAAACCAGCCCGCGGCCTTATAGATGAAGCGTTATCCGACTTCAGAATAGATATGGGCGGATCCATCGTCGTAGGAGACAGAGAAGACATAGACGGTGCCCTTGCAAATAATACTGGGCTACCCTTTATTCTATTGAAGCATTGA
- a CDS encoding tRNA(Ile)(2)-agmatinylcytidine synthase, with translation MFLAIDDTDSPESMCTTYLALKLIEESKLDIIGDPWLVRLNPNIRFKTRGNGAIVLRLGYGKGRTRIIGDVQGKPVLSYEDEYRPADASDLMEIAEDLVSEYAVTDYYTTHPGIVVSERQLDENFYWKALEEEISVATAEKFISGSNAIFHKIKEGHGIVGSAAAMAWPARRYTYEVLEYAYPRPPDMPKETKLRLAAMADSFEGTFNNIDVRNAYPAIFPHPKTPVIYGIRGFKDDLLLAASDAINEAGSISYEGRLVFKTNQATDDHIIHEPENIEDLHSYSLKGYVESDPIAVPGGHYFLKFRYRDRSLTAAAFEPTKEFRSTFSKLRTGDSVSFYGSYVNGNLNVEKMIIHSIAKTYRMENPICHKCGTRTISKGQHDFRCPKCGARYRSREFVEIKRDVSPGRYDVPVIARRHLSMPFEIEGLFAVQSMLQ, from the coding sequence ATGTTTCTTGCCATAGATGATACCGATTCTCCAGAGAGCATGTGCACCACATATCTGGCGCTCAAACTGATAGAGGAGTCCAAATTAGACATAATAGGAGACCCATGGCTTGTCAGATTGAATCCCAATATAAGATTCAAGACAAGGGGCAATGGTGCCATCGTATTGAGGCTAGGATATGGTAAAGGCAGAACACGGATAATCGGCGATGTCCAGGGTAAACCTGTACTTTCATATGAAGATGAATACAGGCCAGCTGATGCGAGCGATCTGATGGAAATCGCCGAAGATCTGGTAAGCGAATATGCCGTGACGGACTACTATACCACACATCCCGGCATAGTTGTCTCAGAGCGCCAGCTAGACGAAAATTTTTACTGGAAGGCATTGGAAGAGGAAATTTCAGTGGCCACGGCAGAAAAATTCATCAGTGGGTCGAATGCTATATTTCATAAGATCAAGGAGGGTCATGGAATAGTTGGATCTGCTGCAGCAATGGCATGGCCGGCCAGAAGATATACCTATGAGGTACTCGAATATGCATATCCAAGGCCACCCGATATGCCCAAGGAAACTAAACTCAGGCTGGCCGCCATGGCTGATTCATTCGAGGGTACGTTCAACAATATCGATGTGAGAAATGCATATCCGGCCATCTTTCCTCATCCAAAAACGCCGGTGATCTACGGTATAAGGGGCTTCAAGGATGATTTGCTGCTTGCAGCGTCCGATGCCATAAATGAGGCGGGCAGCATATCCTATGAGGGCCGCCTGGTGTTCAAGACAAATCAGGCAACGGATGATCACATAATACATGAACCTGAGAATATAGAGGATCTTCATTCATACTCGCTAAAAGGGTATGTTGAGAGCGATCCAATAGCCGTACCTGGAGGCCATTACTTTCTCAAATTTCGCTACAGAGATCGATCCCTGACAGCTGCAGCCTTCGAGCCAACAAAGGAATTCCGATCGACGTTTTCTAAACTCAGGACCGGTGATTCAGTGAGTTTTTACGGATCTTATGTGAACGGAAATCTGAATGTTGAAAAGATGATCATACATAGCATAGCGAAAACATACAGGATGGAGAATCCGATCTGCCATAAATGCGGTACACGTACGATATCGAAAGGACAGCATGATTTCCGATGCCCAAAATGCGGGGCAAGATACCGATCAAGAGAGTTCGTTGAGATCAAGAGAGATGTCAGCCCTGGCAGATATGATGTGCCCGTGATAGCAAGGAGGCATCTCTCCATGCCATTCGAAATTGAAGGGTTATTTGCAGTTCAATCAATGCTTCAATAG
- the uppS gene encoding polyprenyl diphosphate synthase, with protein MSVSNKLGDLASKVYENVLLEEVKKYPRPRHIGIITDGNRRYARNVGISENEGHVKGKDKVEEVVDWCMELDIKIVTFYAFSTENFRRSKDEIDFLFNLINDAFRSLLRDERVYKNKINVKVIGNLSILPAYLRQTIHVVEETTKNFNNYQLNLAIGYGGREEILDAIKRITRDAMAGKLDIDKLDENKFREYLYNGRIPDPDLILRTSGEERISNFLLWQSAYSELYFSDVYWPEFSKLDFLRAIYSYQRRQRRFGR; from the coding sequence ATGAGCGTATCCAATAAGCTGGGAGATCTGGCCTCAAAAGTCTACGAGAATGTACTTCTAGAGGAAGTCAAGAAGTACCCTAGGCCGAGGCATATAGGCATCATAACGGATGGAAACAGGAGATATGCCAGAAACGTGGGTATTTCGGAAAATGAAGGTCATGTAAAGGGAAAGGATAAGGTTGAGGAGGTCGTCGACTGGTGCATGGAGCTGGATATAAAGATCGTAACGTTCTATGCGTTCTCAACAGAAAATTTCCGCAGGAGCAAGGATGAAATAGATTTTCTCTTCAACCTGATCAACGATGCATTCAGATCGCTTCTCAGGGATGAACGCGTTTATAAAAATAAGATAAATGTAAAGGTCATAGGCAATCTTTCAATATTGCCTGCCTATCTGAGGCAGACCATTCACGTTGTTGAGGAAACCACCAAAAATTTTAACAATTACCAACTCAATCTTGCGATCGGTTATGGTGGAAGGGAAGAGATACTCGATGCGATAAAGAGGATCACGAGAGACGCAATGGCCGGGAAACTGGATATTGATAAACTTGATGAGAACAAGTTCAGGGAATACCTTTACAATGGCCGAATACCTGATCCAGATCTGATACTCAGAACCAGCGGAGAGGAGAGAATATCGAACTTTCTTCTCTGGCAGAGTGCATACTCTGAACTTTACTTTTCGGATGTTTACTGGCCTGAGTTCTCAAAGCTTGATTTTCTCAGGGCCATATACTCGTATCAGAGGAGGCAGAGGAGGTTCGGAAGGTAG
- a CDS encoding type II toxin-antitoxin system ParD family antitoxin has protein sequence MSDIGGKDRLNDEKRVTVRLSGSMVQEMEDLVQKEEFESISDLVRKAVSSLLESRGVRGDFVPVQIMIPKNLVEKLGKDSSRPVNLSLDDFSSLILDRINGLTVRETIKKIVHEENIK, from the coding sequence ATGTCAGACATAGGAGGTAAAGATAGATTGAATGATGAGAAGAGAGTCACGGTGAGACTATCTGGATCGATGGTCCAGGAGATGGAGGATCTCGTGCAGAAAGAAGAATTTGAAAGCATTTCCGATCTCGTCAGAAAGGCAGTTTCTTCATTGCTAGAATCCCGTGGCGTCAGAGGAGACTTTGTTCCAGTTCAGATAATGATACCTAAGAATCTGGTTGAGAAACTTGGAAAGGATTCAAGTAGGCCTGTCAATCTGAGCTTGGATGATTTTTCATCGCTCATACTGGACAGGATTAATGGTCTCACGGTGAGGGAGACGATAAAGAAAATTGTACACGAAGAAAATATTAAATAA
- the pheT gene encoding phenylalanine--tRNA ligase subunit beta — MVVIRDPFPRLVEKFGKEIVDLIYRYSEIIGYSVDQDDDLKIEFNPDRPDLFSFPTLVKQIKIYYYGEVEIRRSQSEDENIKVSVSQGSRSIRPYFSAFTADGSSIGSYFDDLIDYQETLHSTIGKNRLKVAIGIHDAEKTGTMIHYRTVSRSVRMETYDGFSGTVDEVLRNHEKGKMYGSLLPDVGRVVAITDEDGEILSLPPVVNSYRSRIDQNTKKFFVDITGTDLNSVKHAHYLLSNFFSSLRYRVRMPNITGIPASEKSSIAAFDYRSIRPRRKNIDRYLGGFLEDEEIIVHLRKMGYVAEPGSPEIVVYVPGYRVDVMGEMDVIEDIMKAKGIENIQEKEIYIGKFGKPIYKNEIKNVIRDVMIGLGFQEVMTFVLTSSVYAEGYTGGVKLLNPKSDDYSVMRDKIYPNLIDLIARNKKHPLPQKIFEIGEKMADGKQISALSCVIADTRSEFSTAKSYLQAFLSRFVKGDLIIEESDVYGAIEGRSGYIKIGNKRIGKIGEIHPEILERFSLTVPVSFFEVDLDRILSIER; from the coding sequence ATGGTTGTAATCAGGGATCCCTTTCCACGGCTCGTGGAAAAATTCGGTAAGGAGATAGTTGATCTTATATATCGGTATTCTGAAATCATAGGTTATTCAGTCGATCAGGACGATGATCTGAAGATAGAATTCAATCCTGACAGGCCGGATCTTTTTTCATTTCCCACGCTTGTGAAACAGATAAAGATTTATTATTACGGAGAAGTTGAGATACGCAGATCGCAATCTGAAGACGAAAATATCAAGGTAAGTGTTTCGCAGGGATCAAGATCTATAAGACCTTATTTTTCGGCATTCACTGCTGATGGTTCTTCTATAGGATCCTATTTTGATGATCTTATTGACTATCAGGAAACGCTGCATTCCACCATCGGAAAGAACAGGTTGAAGGTGGCAATAGGGATCCACGATGCTGAAAAGACAGGAACAATGATACATTACAGGACTGTGAGCAGATCGGTCCGCATGGAAACCTATGACGGTTTTTCTGGTACGGTCGATGAAGTACTGCGAAATCATGAGAAGGGGAAGATGTATGGAAGTCTGCTCCCTGATGTCGGCAGAGTGGTGGCCATAACAGACGAAGATGGTGAGATATTATCGCTCCCTCCCGTTGTCAACAGCTACAGATCAAGAATAGATCAGAATACAAAAAAGTTCTTTGTCGACATAACGGGAACGGATCTCAACTCAGTTAAGCATGCTCATTATCTTCTTTCCAACTTCTTTTCCAGCCTCAGATATAGAGTACGGATGCCGAATATAACAGGAATACCAGCTTCCGAAAAGTCGTCCATAGCAGCTTTCGATTACCGATCGATAAGGCCCAGAAGGAAGAATATAGATCGCTATCTGGGCGGGTTCCTCGAGGATGAAGAGATCATAGTTCATTTGAGGAAGATGGGATATGTCGCTGAGCCTGGATCGCCTGAAATCGTCGTGTACGTTCCGGGCTATAGGGTAGACGTCATGGGAGAAATGGACGTGATCGAGGATATAATGAAGGCGAAGGGGATAGAGAACATACAAGAAAAGGAGATATATATAGGGAAATTCGGCAAACCCATATACAAGAACGAGATTAAAAATGTGATAAGGGATGTCATGATCGGCCTGGGATTTCAGGAAGTTATGACATTTGTGCTCACATCATCAGTTTATGCTGAAGGATACACCGGCGGTGTTAAACTGCTCAATCCAAAGAGTGATGATTACTCCGTGATGAGGGACAAAATATACCCGAATCTCATAGATCTGATCGCCAGAAATAAGAAACATCCACTCCCACAGAAGATCTTTGAGATCGGAGAAAAGATGGCGGATGGAAAACAGATATCAGCTCTATCATGCGTGATCGCGGACACCAGATCAGAATTTTCCACGGCAAAATCATATCTTCAAGCATTTCTATCAAGATTCGTGAAGGGTGACTTAATAATAGAAGAATCAGATGTATATGGTGCCATAGAAGGCCGATCCGGATACATAAAGATAGGAAATAAACGTATAGGAAAGATCGGCGAGATCCATCCAGAAATACTCGAACGTTTTTCACTCACCGTTCCAGTATCTTTCTTTGAAGTGGATCTGGATCGTATTCTCTCTATAGAGCGATAA
- a CDS encoding gamma carbonic anhydrase family protein — translation MKIGKDVYIAETAVIIGDVEIGDNASIFDNAVIRADMDRITIGENTNIQDNVTIHTDTGYPTRIGRNVSIGHNAVVHGCTIDDFVLIGMGSILMNGSHIRTGSIVGAGAVVTQGFESEEYSLILGLPAKVVKINKGQMEYIMANAEDYLKLKELHMRGRLERYRHG, via the coding sequence ATGAAGATAGGAAAGGATGTATATATAGCAGAAACCGCAGTGATCATAGGCGATGTGGAAATAGGTGATAACGCCTCCATATTTGATAACGCCGTTATAAGGGCGGACATGGATAGAATAACTATCGGGGAGAATACCAATATCCAGGATAATGTAACAATACACACGGATACCGGTTATCCTACAAGGATAGGCAGAAATGTATCAATCGGTCACAATGCAGTTGTTCACGGATGCACTATTGACGATTTTGTCCTGATCGGTATGGGATCCATACTCATGAACGGGAGCCACATAAGAACCGGATCCATCGTGGGTGCTGGCGCAGTCGTGACACAGGGTTTTGAGTCAGAAGAATATTCGCTCATACTGGGTCTGCCAGCAAAGGTGGTTAAGATCAACAAAGGGCAGATGGAATACATAATGGCAAACGCTGAAGATTACCTGAAATTGAAAGAACTTCACATGAGAGGAAGACTCGAACGCTATCGACATGGCTGA
- a CDS encoding flagellin, which translates to MNKLLRKVRKVFSLKADNKAETGIGTLIVFIAMVLVAAVAATVLIHTAGTLQQKATSTGSQTTQQVSTGIQVNSILGLDSNKTTPTHGLIKWMAIQISVTAGSSSINLANVTISLTYHGVSASLTYVGYENISVTTAKDFVYGFHSAVSGTNNVFNASYFNTINGTTNGSKHFAILVLSDPTSSLTAQYPVISYQDQVDLLVNVSAVFGGISEGQSVNGQVQAPVGSPGVIQFTAPESFVSDVIQLQ; encoded by the coding sequence ATGAATAAGCTCTTAAGAAAAGTGCGAAAGGTGTTCAGCCTTAAAGCAGATAACAAGGCTGAAACTGGGATAGGCACACTGATTGTTTTTATAGCCATGGTTCTCGTGGCTGCAGTGGCTGCTACTGTCCTAATACACACCGCAGGAACTCTGCAACAGAAGGCAACGAGCACGGGCTCGCAGACGACACAGCAGGTATCTACAGGTATACAGGTTAACAGTATTCTCGGTTTGGACTCAAATAAAACCACTCCGACTCATGGATTAATAAAATGGATGGCCATACAGATATCAGTAACTGCTGGTAGTTCTTCTATTAACTTGGCAAATGTCACAATATCGTTGACATATCATGGTGTTTCAGCGTCATTGACATACGTGGGCTATGAGAATATAAGCGTCACAACTGCGAAAGACTTTGTATATGGGTTCCACTCAGCAGTATCGGGCACAAATAATGTGTTCAATGCATCTTACTTTAACACGATAAACGGTACAACAAATGGATCAAAGCATTTCGCGATATTGGTGCTAAGTGATCCAACTAGCTCATTGACCGCACAGTATCCAGTTATATCATATCAGGATCAGGTTGATCTACTAGTGAACGTAAGTGCAGTATTCGGTGGAATATCTGAAGGCCAGTCAGTGAATGGCCAGGTTCAGGCTCCAGTTGGATCTCCAGGTGTGATACAGTTCACAGCGCCAGAGTCCTTCGTATCGGATGTGATACAGCTTCAATAA
- a CDS encoding flagella accessory protein C, which yields MGLLDNVKKMVKKEATETPQQTSDDQKQVQAIHVTNGVDPKVIDAMNERMTKIENDLGKINGEIEGQKKTLNDIKNDLEGIKENVKMVVSLYELVSRDFNPFMDKTPEEIRGITDALADQVNNVKKLVEAAIKDLRELYGVPDIDQFIQMEEKE from the coding sequence ATGGGTCTCTTGGACAATGTAAAGAAAATGGTTAAGAAGGAGGCCACAGAAACCCCTCAGCAGACCAGTGATGACCAGAAGCAGGTACAGGCCATACACGTGACAAATGGAGTTGACCCCAAGGTCATAGATGCTATGAATGAGAGAATGACAAAGATTGAAAACGATCTGGGAAAGATAAACGGTGAGATAGAAGGCCAGAAGAAGACCTTAAACGACATAAAGAACGATCTCGAAGGAATAAAGGAGAATGTGAAGATGGTCGTCTCACTTTACGAGCTTGTGTCGCGTGATTTCAATCCGTTCATGGACAAGACGCCCGAAGAAATCCGGGGTATCACAGACGCACTGGCAGATCAGGTGAACAACGTGAAGAAGCTGGTTGAGGCTGCGATAAAGGATCTTAGGGAGCTGTATGGCGTACCAGACATAGATCAGTTCATACAGATGGAGGAGAAAGAATGA
- a CDS encoding FlaD/FlaE family flagellar protein produces MINDSLKPYLEEKLEGARKSVPGFALEELKQKIISSPIQFGKNDIDDLVSNLLKRYEQTKENSLIGKIDSIFKEISDIEKVMSSKQPESAAPQAPVEKQKRKAKLEAIGDDVVSIMVSLRWLEFLLDNYGPENTLDVLDYYESLGWISSTVKEQMMKYAKMTGVMNPAQEYKIKPSIQDHIINMLFIEKLRGEEINRDLIEALEREFRTIRKGVDELYGI; encoded by the coding sequence ATGATCAACGACTCATTGAAACCGTACCTGGAGGAGAAACTGGAGGGCGCCAGGAAATCAGTGCCTGGTTTCGCGCTGGAAGAACTGAAGCAGAAAATAATATCTTCACCAATACAGTTTGGCAAAAACGACATAGATGACCTGGTTTCAAACCTGCTCAAGAGATACGAACAGACAAAAGAAAACTCATTGATCGGAAAGATAGACTCTATCTTCAAGGAGATATCGGACATAGAAAAGGTGATGTCTTCTAAACAGCCGGAGTCTGCCGCGCCGCAGGCTCCCGTTGAAAAACAGAAGAGGAAGGCTAAGCTGGAGGCCATTGGAGATGATGTGGTATCTATAATGGTATCATTGAGATGGCTGGAATTTCTTCTGGACAATTACGGTCCAGAGAATACTTTGGATGTCTTGGATTACTACGAAAGCCTTGGATGGATATCTTCGACGGTGAAAGAACAGATGATGAAATACGCAAAGATGACCGGTGTGATGAACCCGGCCCAGGAATATAAGATAAAACCATCGATACAGGACCACATCATAAACATGCTGTTCATAGAGAAGCTGAGAGGTGAGGAGATCAACAGAGATCTCATCGAGGCGCTCGAAAGGGAGTTTAGAACAATAAGAAAGGGAGTTGACGAGCTGTATGGGATTTAG
- a CDS encoding flagellar protein F, whose amino-acid sequence MGFSYTVAAVIMLSSTLIFFGIVYTSYVQSNENLANANQKLVKNIYDLENTRVSIYDYYYNSSSSYFVINLTNNGSQVFNMSLANVLVNGSLVKFNVSGQFLFPLQTVSITFKEPAGSYAVEIVMPDGYEIFKKVVS is encoded by the coding sequence ATGGGATTTAGCTATACAGTGGCGGCGGTAATAATGCTCTCGTCTACTCTTATATTTTTTGGAATAGTTTATACTTCGTATGTTCAATCCAATGAAAATTTAGCAAATGCAAATCAGAAGCTTGTTAAGAATATATACGATCTTGAAAATACACGGGTTTCCATATATGATTATTATTACAATTCAAGTTCATCATATTTCGTGATCAACCTGACGAACAATGGAAGTCAGGTGTTTAATATGAGTCTGGCCAATGTTCTCGTAAATGGTTCGCTGGTCAAATTCAACGTCTCCGGCCAGTTTTTGTTTCCACTGCAGACGGTATCTATAACATTCAAAGAACCGGCCGGATCCTATGCGGTTGAGATAGTTATGCCAGATGGTTATGAGATATTCAAGAAGGTGGTGTCCTGA
- a CDS encoding flagellar protein G has product MASTAVSELVFFIVTLLITASAVAVLSDQTFHLVDGMKTSSQKTSDMIQQNFAIINDPTQIPYNGGYVFYIKNTGSVAFAFTNTSVSVLIDGNMVTGHYLTFETQNNTGVLYPGQVGEILVNETLTGYNSITVSLSSGVSHQLEFEV; this is encoded by the coding sequence ATGGCTTCAACAGCGGTTTCAGAACTGGTATTTTTCATCGTCACTCTGCTTATCACCGCATCTGCGGTGGCAGTACTATCCGATCAGACATTCCATCTTGTGGACGGCATGAAGACTTCGTCACAGAAAACATCGGATATGATTCAGCAGAACTTTGCAATAATAAACGATCCTACACAAATACCTTATAATGGTGGTTATGTATTTTACATAAAGAATACGGGAAGCGTTGCCTTTGCCTTCACGAACACCTCGGTATCGGTTCTGATCGACGGCAATATGGTTACCGGGCATTACCTCACATTCGAGACTCAGAACAACACCGGGGTGCTCTACCCAGGTCAGGTTGGAGAGATATTAGTGAATGAAACTCTCACAGGGTACAACAGCATAACCGTTTCCCTTTCCAGTGGTGTGTCGCATCAGCTGGAATTTGAGGTGTGA
- a CDS encoding flagellar accessory protein FlaH yields MFFSFKIDGDELDKRMGGGVYVGQLFTIFGDNSEGKTLLSIRLAYGFLKNGISIAYVSSQMPIREFISFSDALGYPVLNSVISGAMLYITPVFILRRARKANLDDLLNNDHVKEKSVLIIDSLNPGMFRDFEINSYMEKLRKFSENRVVIITANQASLDDATVLRMNQLSTTIVSLHSKELGGIKRHFIDLVKYPMVVRSIQQSIPFRVEPGRGLIVEISSVS; encoded by the coding sequence ATGTTCTTCAGCTTCAAGATAGATGGAGACGAACTGGATAAGAGGATGGGTGGCGGCGTATACGTCGGCCAGCTCTTCACGATATTTGGAGATAACAGTGAGGGTAAAACATTACTTTCAATAAGGTTAGCCTACGGCTTCCTGAAGAATGGTATATCCATAGCCTATGTTTCATCGCAGATGCCCATAAGGGAATTCATCTCTTTTTCCGATGCACTCGGTTATCCGGTTCTGAATTCCGTCATATCCGGTGCAATGCTGTACATAACGCCTGTTTTCATACTGAGACGCGCAAGGAAAGCAAATCTGGACGATCTGCTTAATAACGACCACGTCAAGGAGAAAAGTGTTCTCATAATCGATTCGCTGAACCCTGGTATGTTCAGGGACTTCGAGATAAATTCCTATATGGAAAAACTCAGGAAATTCTCGGAGAATCGCGTGGTAATAATAACTGCCAATCAGGCCAGTCTAGATGATGCTACGGTTCTGCGGATGAATCAACTCTCTACAACAATAGTCTCCCTGCACTCCAAGGAACTCGGAGGAATAAAGAGGCATTTCATAGACCTAGTGAAATACCCGATGGTCGTAAGATCCATCCAGCAGAGTATACCTTTCCGTGTTGAACCTGGCCGCGGTCTCATAGTTGAGATATCCAGCGTGTCGTGA